TATTTATATTTTGAAATTCCAAGATATGAGTATATTAAAGGTGGTTTTCTCGAGTCAAAGTCCTTCGGGGTTAGATAGAAATTTAAGAATTTTAAAAAATCTTACAGACAGAGATTATGCGCTTTTAAAAACCTATTTTAAAAATGTAAAGACTCTCAAGGTCAAGCAAGTGGAGCTACTGGCAAAGCAAAAGTCTCTCCTTCTTTTGGAGCAACAAATTGGGGTCAAGGAAGCTCAGCTCAAACTTGGCAGTGAGAAAAAAAATAAAATGCTGGCAGATATCGACAGTCAAAAATCAAAGCTTTTAATTAAGCTCAAAGAGATCCGAACAAAGAAAACTCAGAGTAAAGATGACATTAAAAAAGAAGAGTTCTTGTCTGTTCTATTTGAGCCATTATTTTTTGAAAAGAAGGGCAAGCTTGCTTATCCAATTCAAGGCAGCATATTTCAAAAATATGGATATTTTTCTCATCCTAAATACAAAACTCAGATTAGGCATAAGGGGTTATTCATAAGCTCAGACGCAGGAGCAGAAGCAAGATCCGTGGCCAA
Above is a window of Bdellovibrionota bacterium DNA encoding:
- a CDS encoding peptidoglycan DD-metalloendopeptidase family protein — its product is IYILKFQDMSILKVVFSSQSPSGLDRNLRILKNLTDRDYALLKTYFKNVKTLKVKQVELLAKQKSLLLLEQQIGVKEAQLKLGSEKKNKMLADIDSQKSKLLIKLKEIRTKKTQSKDDIKKEEFLSVLFEPLFFEKKGKLAYPIQGSIFQKYGYFSHPKYKTQIRHKGLFISSDAGAEARSVAKGKVVHLEKNKSSGYTLVVDHSDHYYSVYSYIGNPTVKLNDKVIEGQVLAKSVQSHPFFGEGLYFEMRHFSEPVDPIAWLEPKNRSIARSTR